Below is a window of Demequina muriae DNA.
GTTCCGCAGGTAGTCGCGAGCCCTCTTGTTCTCCAACGGGGCCTTGCGCAGCCGATCGTGCACGACCGCGAACTCGTCCAGCGGGAACAGGAACACGCATCGATCCAAGCCGCGCGTGGCGACCAGTCCCGAGGCGAGACGACCCCTGAACTTGGCCGGCAGGATCAGCCGTCCCTTGTCGTCCAGACGAGGCGTGAACGTGCCGAGGAAGACCCCGGTGGGGCCTAGACCGTGCGCCACGGGCTCGGACACGTCGGT
It encodes the following:
- the mraZ gene encoding division/cell wall cluster transcriptional repressor MraZ, whose product is MSEPVAHGLGPTGVFLGTFTPRLDDKGRLILPAKFRGRLASGLVATRGLDRCVFLFPLDEFAVVHDRLRKAPLENKRARDYLRNFLGHAQDDIPDKQGRILLSGALRGYAGIDREVAVVGMGSRVEIWDAATWEQYLVDGEEDYAATAAEVFDDM